Within Triticum dicoccoides isolate Atlit2015 ecotype Zavitan chromosome 1B, WEW_v2.0, whole genome shotgun sequence, the genomic segment TCCGGGGCCCCCTCCAAGCGGTTGCAGGATGCTCGGGTTGTGGCCAGCATTGGCATTTTGGTGGGGAAGCCTGAGCGAGTGGATATGGCGTTCACCAGAGCTCACGGGATTGCTCGGGTTCTGGTTAGTATTCCGAACATTGAGTATGTGCCGGAAGTGGTTAAGTGGGCTTATCGAGGCAGGATTTATAATCTGGTCATTGACTTTGAGGATGAGAGCCTTTTGGCTGCGGCGGCTCACGAGTCCGACGTGGATATGCACGAGGGTGACGGCAGCACGGGGGCAATGGAGCCGCCGGTCGATGACTCTGGACGACAGCTGTCCAAGGGACCGGGGTCCGAGACTGCGACGACCGGGGATGGAGCAGCCCCACCCTCCTCGGTGCCTACGACGACTCTGAGATTTGTGTCCTTCGAACCCTCGTCTGCACCCCCGAGGCTGTGGAGTGATCGGGTGGAGTCCGAGAAGGCTTTGAGCTCGTGTTGCCTGCTTTGGGATTTGAGGATACTGTCTGCACTATTCCCGGGGTTCTGGGGGATTCGTCGACCTTGGTCTGGGGAGAGGAGGAGgtgagtcggcaggtggccactccCTCTCGTGCTCAGCACGCtgtacccccccccccctaggacgTGACGCCAGTGTTCGTGGCTGGTTTGACGGGAGGAGTCCCGGGGCCGGCGGCCTCGGGCTGCTCTTCCTGCTGAGGTAGGGGATTCGGGGCAGGTGGCGCCCGTGTCCTTCTCTTCGTTGGGAGGGGGTCTGGGGCAGGTGGCTTCGGATACCTACTCTCCTGTCACATCTACCTCTCTGCTGGTGGCGGCTGTGCCATCAGGAGAGGTCTCAAGGCAGGTGGCCTCGGAGCCGTCTTCTCCTGCGGCGCCTGTGGTGGTGGCCTCTCTGGTGCTGGGTGGGGAGTTAGGGAAGGCGGCCCATGCACTCTCTTTACCCTGCTCATTGTCGGCTCCGTCCCGCGGGGCGCGCCAGACGTCTGAGGCCACGGTGAGTGCCTTTCCACTTCCTGGCGAGTCTGCTGGGGAGTCCGTGCAGGTGGTCCGGCCTTGCGGTTGGGGTGAGACAGGAGGCCCTACCCCAACCGGGATCTCTCGGGAGGAGGTCATTGCGTTTGGAGGGATTCTGGATCCGATGTCTGAGGGGCGACTGGTGAGTGGCCGTCTCCAGACTCAGCCGGATGTGGACGACATAAAGCAGTggtgcgccatgagggcggccaagctccgtgacgttgaggtcactactggtatgtcggtcaaTACTTCTAATTCTATTATGCATTTTTCCAATGATGAGATTGCTGAAAATGCAaatcaattaggagtttcactaggtagtaatgtcACTGAAATCTCTAATTCTATTAATGATCTTCTGGATCTAGAGGCTGAGCGGGCCTTAGAGATGATTCGTAATATTGCGGCGGTTAAACCCATGAGTGATTCTGAGGTTGATGCACTGGGGGTCAGGGTGCTCGAAAATTTTTGTGCGGATCTTTTGCCGCCCATTCCTGAGACGGAGGTAGAGGAGGATTATACTAAGATGGTTATGGCTAGACCTTCTGAGACTGGTTGTGAGGACCGGTTGCAGAGTCAAAATGTCTCTAAACGCAAGTGGAAACGGAAGGTGTACCCGGTGTCGgcagtgcgtaggagtgctaggattcgtacgactaaaaaattccatgatgaactatgacaggaatcttttggaatagcagaggtctaaaggacttggctaaaagaaggtttcttgctcaGGCGTCTGTCGAGCATCGTTTAGATTTTGTCGCTCTATCGGAGACTGGTAGAGATAATTTTGTGCCACAATTTCTAAATACCTTATCAGGAggtattgattttgattggcattgcctgCCACCGAGAGGGAGATCGGGTGGAATCTTACTCTGCGTTAGATGCGAAGCGCTAGAGGTTCGAAGTGTGGTTATGGGTGACTTTGTAGTCAAGTTTCGGGTGCGTTCAAGGAAGATTGGTTTAATTGGGCTTTGGTTGCagtatatggtgccgcacagcctgAACTCAAGCCCGAGTTCTTGGCTGATCTCGTTCGGATTTGTGGTTCCGAGCAGATTCCTATCCTGGTGTGGGGTGATTTCAATATAATTAGAAGGCGTGAGCATAAGAACACTGATAATTTTGACGAcagatggtcgttcatgttcaaTACTATCATTGAAAGTCTGGACCTGAGAGAAATTGAGCTCTCGGGTAGAAAATTCACCTGGGCTAACACGCTGCCAAATCCGACATATGAGAAGTTGGATCGAATGTTGGCTAGTGTCGATTGGGAATAGAAGTCCCTGCTAGTAACAGTCCAGGCTTTGTCCCGTGGAATTTCTGACACACGCCGTTATTTGTGGACTCTGGTGAGGCCACCCACCTGGGAAAAAAACGCGTTCTCCTTTGAGCTGGCGTGGTTTGAACGAGAAGGCTTCCTTGATCTCGTGGCCAGAGAGTGGGATAAGGATTCAGGAGGAAAGACTGCGCTTCAGCGCtgacagaataagattaggcatttgaggaGTTTCCTGCATGGGTGGGCTAAGCGTCTTAGCGGgatttataaggttgaaaaggaaaggctcctttccCTTATTCACTCCctagatgtaaaagcagaaaccacgGTGCTGCTCGCCgcggagcttcatgccaagcttgacgcggagatgaggctgaaagaacttcttcgagaagaggaattgaagtgggcgttgCGGGCCAAGGTCCGACGAGTAGTCCAGGGGGATGCGAACACTCAATTCCTTCACATGATTGCTAATGGTAAACatagaaagaagaggatctttcagcttgagcaagatgaagGAACAATTTTAGGACAGGAAAACCTAAAACTATACATCACTGAGTATTACAGGCAGCTGTTTGGCCATCCTGAAGAGAAATGTGTGTCTCTCGATGAGTCCaggattgaggatgttcctcaactcacAGCGGTGGAGAATGATATTCTTGCAGCTCCTTTctctgagaaagaggtgtttgaggccatttcGCAAATGAAAAATAACAAGGTGCCGGGCCCCGATGGATTTCCAGCGGAGttttataaaaagtgctggcatatCATTAAAGGGGATTTGTTGCCTTTGTTCAATGATCTCTTCTCTGGGTAGCTTCAACTTTTTcagctgaattttggaacgataacccttcttcctaagaaaacagaggctgtgagaattaagcaattcaggcccatctgtcttcttaatgttagtttcaaatttTTCACCAAGGTcaggactaataggctcacacagatcgcGCATGCTGTGGTGAAGCCTAccgaaactgctttcatgccggaaaggaacatccttgaaggggttgtggtccttcatgaaacgctccatgaaatccacacgaaaaagctggatggggttgttttcaaagtggatttcgagaaagcataCGACAaggtcaaatggcctttccttcaacaggccgtacgcatgaagggttttgatgaagcttggcgacgccaggtagaatcctttacgcaaaaaaggagtgttggaattaaagtgaataacggtataggtcattatttccagacacacaaaggcctgaggcaaggtgatccaatgtcccctattttgttcaacattgtggttgacatgttggcaattctcattggtagggcaaaggaggccggacaggtgggtggcttggtgcctcaccTAGTTGATGGGGGTGTGTCCATtcttcagtacgctgatgatacaatcatctttatggagcatgacttggcaaaagcgagaaatatgaagctggtgttatgcttatttgaacaattgaccggattaaagattaactttcataaaagcgagttgttctgctttggtagagccaaggaggaacaagaggcttataggcaattgtttggatgtgaattaggggctttaccttttacttacctaggtatacccattcaccatcgtaagctaacaaacagAGAGTGGAAATGCATCGAAGATCGGTGCGAGAAGAAacttagttgctggaagggcaaacttatgTCTTATGGAGACCGTTGATTCTTATTAACTCGGTGCTCACGAGCATGCCGATGTTCCTACTATCTTTCTTTGAAGTTCTagttggggttaggaaaaggctggacttctaccgATCTAGATTTTTTGGCAAAGTGATGAGCTAAAGAGAAAGTTTGACTCGCCaagtgggatatcatttgtagaccaaaggaccaagggggtatgggtattgagaatcttgaggtcaagaacagatgcctGCTTAGTAAGTGGCTGTATAAGCTTTCAGTTGAGACTGATGCAACATGGGCGCAGATTCTCCGTAACaagtatctgcagtccaagactttgtcacaggtgacagtgagaccaactgattcgccgttttggaaggggcttatgagagttaaggcagccttctttaatagaacaaagtttatagTCAGTGATGGCAACAATACCCGTTTCTGGGAGTTTGGCTTGGTGATACACCATTGGCACTCTAGTCCCCGTCCCTGTATCGTATTGTTCAGCGACGTGATGCGCTAGTTGCAACGATTATAtgcagtccattccccttaatatCTAGTTTTGGAGGGTGCTAGTTGGTGATagatgggaagcatggcttcatttgatgagtagactgatggaggttcaactaTCTCATCAGCCCGATCAATTGTGTTGGAAACTTATTAGGTCTGGACAATTTACGGTTAAGTCGATGTACATCGATGTCATTAACTCGAGTgtcattcctagttccaaacatgtttggaaagtaaatgttcctttgaaaattaaagtgtttatatggtttgtacataaacaagtcattttaacaaaggacaacttggttaagcgcaattggacaggatctactaggtgtactTTCTGTGATCGGGACGAGGCCATTAAGCACCTCTTCTTTGAGTGCCCGTTGGCGAGAATTTTGTGGCGCACCGTGCAAatcgcctttaacattactcctccgagttcggtcggtacgttatttggaacgtggcttgatgggatagagtccgatacagctagacacattcgtgtaggagtacgtgtgttgttatgggcaatttggaattgcagaaatgatttggcttttaacagaacaacaaatattcattttttgcaggttttattctgaGCTACGGCGCTGATccatatgtggtccttactcactccgacggaggccagcgagcgtttggttactggatctgtccggtgggagatggtagcgcgggatatcttcaaccggtttggttggcggtcatgtaataggataggcgattagttttcctatctttattttgccagccggttgtggctctaTGGCCTTTTTTTTTTACGTTGAGGCTCTCTGTGAGCTAGCCTTTATTTTGTTTCACGAATTTAAGAtcttgttgaacctatttgatttataAATGtgtccgtatgcatcgttctgatgcagaggccgggagtccccttttttgaaaaaaatagatTATTCTGGGATATTTAGGTTTAGAATTAAGCAAGGGGGTGACAATACAAGAGAAGGTAATACGAGCAAGATAAATGAATCTTCTACAACTGGTAACTTACATTTGGATGGTTTCTATGCTATGCACCCACAGACGGAAAAGTATCTAAAAGAAAACGTAAAAACATATGTTTACCGCAAGCCAGATTTGCTACAAGAGGGCATGTATATGGTCAACACTTTTGAAGAGATGTTGAAAGGCGATATGTGGACCTAACTCGGCAAAGATGTTGCCTCAAAATATTTTGGAAGTGTTATCCCACCGAATTCGTTCAATCGTGATACAAGGTTTTTTTCATGTGTGTTTTAAGGAGGCTACAGTGAATGCTCCCACACTAATATTCCGAGTTTCATCTGGGAGGGGACTCTTCCGATTAACGACTCTCATCATTCGTGATGGTTGGTGAGCTGATCCTTTAAAttttagcacgacgacttctcaTCTAtctacttcaacaaattctaccacaACAAGATTTGACCGGCTATGGTGATGGAGGGGTCAGTACGATGACTCGCCTTCGGTTCGCCCTAGTGCTCCTAGTCATTGAATATTGGACCTTGTTGAAAAAAAACTCTTACAAGATGGAAAATTTTGAAAGAGTGTATCATGTGCTTCATTTATTTCTAAGTGGACCATGACAATTGGAGTACCACAGTGCTTTTGGATCAGAATATTTTCTCCATGACGCTGTAAAGGCTGTGTCGGTTGCCAGCGCAAATAGCAGGACCCAAAACAGTTGCATGGGGACGACCGAGTGCTTTTTAAAATGGCCCAAGTTGGATCGGCCACCTCAACACATGAACCAACCAACGCCTAAAAACAAGCACCTCAAACCCCTCAGCGCACCTAGCAACATGGTGAGCAAGCACCTCAAACCCCTCTACCAGCTGGTCGTGAACAACTTCCTCatcgtcgtcgtggcaccagtcacaGCCCTCGTCGTTCTCCGCAAAGCCGCGCAACTCGGCCCCGACGAGCTGCTCTCCCGGCTCCATGGGCTGCGGCAGGTCCATGTCTTCCTCGCTGTCTTCCTACCGATCGCCATAGCCACCCTCTACTTCATGCGCCGCCCTCGTAGCGTGTACCTCGTGGACTACGCCTGCTGCCGGCCTAAATCCAATTGCCGCGTATCCATAGGCTCCTTCATCGAGAGCGcccgtctgtcaccgtacatcgacGACGGCACCTTCCATTTCATGTCGCGCATGCTGCAGCGCTCGGGCCTGGGCGACCAGACCTACCTCCACCCTTCGCTGCACCACATACCGCCGCACTGCTGCCTGAGCGAAAGCCGCGACGAGGCGGAGCAGATCATCTTCGCCACCATCGACGACCTGCTCGCCAAGACGGGCATAAGCCCCGATGCGATCGACATACTCGTCACCAACTGCAGCGGCTTCACCCCGACACCAACCTTCACCGAAATCATGGTGAACAAATACAAGCTCCGAGGCGACATCCGGAACGTCAACATGTCCGGGATGGGGTGCAGCGCCGGGGTGATCTCCCTCGATGTGGCAAGGAGCCTCCTGCAAGCGGCGCCGCGGGGCGCGCACGCCCTTGTGGTGTCCATGGAGATCACCTCCTTCATATACTACACCGGACCGGACCGGACCATGCTGCTGCCAGGTGCGCTCTTCCGGATGGGCGCGGCAGCGGTGCTGCTGTCCACGTCCAGGGCCAAGTCCCGGCTCCGGCTCACACACATCGTGCGAACGCTCACCGCCGCCAAGGATAGAGCCTACCTGTGTGCGTCGCTCAAGGAGGACGAGCATGGAGAGACGGGGATATACCTGTCCAAGGACCTCGTGCCCGTTGCCGGAGAAACGCTCAAGGCCAACATCGCCGCGTTAGGGTCCGTCGTCCTCCCGCCGTCCGAGAAGCTGCTCTTTGCGCTATCCTTCATCGCCCGGAAGGCGCTGGGCAGGAGGATCAAGCTGTACGTGCCTGATTTCCGCATGGCCTTCGAGCACTTTTGCGTCCATTCCGGCGGCCGGGCGGTGATCGATGCGGTGCAGACCAGCCTGTGCCTGTCGGATGAGAACGTTGAGCCATCACGGATGACGCTTCACCGGTTTGGGAACACGTCCAGCAGCTCGCTGTGGTACGAGCTGGCGTACATCGAGGCCAAGGGACGGATGCGGAAGGGTGACCGCGTGTGGATGGTTGGCTTCGGCTCTGGCTTCAAGTGCAACAGCGCCGTGTGGGAGTGCATAAGGTCGCCCAGCGACGTCACCACTCTTGGCGCGCCCTGGGCTGATTCCATCCATCAGTACCCTGTGAAGATCtagaaagtactccctctgtaaagaaatatatgaacgtttagatcactactttataaTGATCTAAACattttttacagagggagtaataagcAGGCTAAAGCGACGGTGCATGTACGAGAGTATGACTCGAGTCCCGGCAATCATATCCTTTGATTTTTCATGCTCTAATATTTCAAGAATGTATTTGTAGACTNNNNNNNNNNNNNNNNNNNNNNNNNNNNNNNNNNNNNNNNNNNNNNNNNNNNNNNNNNNNNNNNNNNNNNNNNNNNNNNNNNNNNNNNNNNNNNNTACTGAACAAATAGCAAGTAATTGCCCCATTTGCAACCCCTCCTCCCTGTCCCAAACCATGTTCTGCCCCATCTAAGCCCATGTATTACTTACTTTGAGCTCCTAGATTTACTAAGATGAACACAATGCAGAATTTTCTATCTTTGCCTAGTGAAGTATGTAAGAGGATAGAGAGAAGATAACTGGCGTCATGCGTTGGATGTATTTTCGAGTCTCaagggcgagtatatattgagtacaataCTTGAAGGCAAGACGCCTCCTAGAGATAAGATGGAAACAATTTCTATCTAATCCCGGACAATCTCTAAAtaccaaatatatctctaacaaaGTAGAAAGAACATAAAATTTCTAAGCATCCAGCTCACGGCTGATGTAGACCAACACGACCAGCCCGTCGTGCTTCTTCCCCTGCACCCTTGCCTTGGCTTCTTCTCATCGCTGATGTCGCTGTTACTGCCGGGCGTCTGCGGTGTTTgcctcttctaggactcagattgtATATAATCAAATCGACACGAGCATACTCAGCCCCTGCGGGCGCCATACTCTGCCAAAGACGCACACTGCATTGTTGTGGACAACGTCGATGGGTTGGCCGTCCATTGTTGTGGGGATAGCGTGCCGTGTACCACGATCGCCAGCCAGAACGGCCATGAGCTGCTGGCCAGTGTTGATGTCCCCAACGTTTGTTGGCAACCACAAGACGCGGACTTTTGCTTCTTGGGTGGTATGTAAAACATTGTTCACAGTAGCCGCTGTCGGCGCAATGGCATCCCCGATCACGAGCTCCATTCCAGCCACACGCCATGAGGTGACACTCGGCTCCGGTCCAGAGGTACATGCCCAACATCATGTCAGGCAACAAGGTGACCGACGAGCATGCCGGACTTATCAATCAGAGGCAGGGGCATAGCCAGGTTTTGTAATAGTTGTACATTAATTGGTATATGACAAAACAACACATATTTTACAACACTTTTTTTAACTTAGCTCTACGATTCCTACACGACCGGATTATATATACGATTAATCCGAAGACGTttctgctccggtgctccccccGGGCTGAACGCGAGGTGGAAAAACACATCGACGGCCAGGATGAACCAAAAACGGTTCATAACGAGGGGCACGATCGTCTTTGTTGCCCCCGCGTATAGCCGTCGAGGAGCCCTGGGAGGCCCGTACGGGCCCGGTTAGATCGTATGCCCGGCCGTATGCTCGTATTCGTATACGGCGGCGTTTCGTGCACGCCTGCGGCCGCACGCGCGTGGGGCAGCACGTGTCACGAGTAGTTG encodes:
- the LOC119300614 gene encoding 3-ketoacyl-CoA synthase 5-like, yielding MVSKHLKPLYQLVVNNFLIVVVAPVTALVVLRKAAQLGPDELLSRLHGLRQVHVFLAVFLPIAIATLYFMRRPRSVYLVDYACCRPKSNCRVSIGSFIESARLSPYIDDGTFHFMSRMLQRSGLGDQTYLHPSLHHIPPHCCLSESRDEAEQIIFATIDDLLAKTGISPDAIDILVTNCSGFTPTPTFTEIMVNKYKLRGDIRNVNMSGMGCSAGVISLDVARSLLQAAPRGAHALVVSMEITSFIYYTGPDRTMLLPGALFRMGAAAVLLSTSRAKSRLRLTHIVRTLTAAKDRAYLCASLKEDEHGETGIYLSKDLVPVAGETLKANIAALGSVVLPPSEKLLFALSFIARKALGRRIKLYVPDFRMAFEHFCVHSGGRAVIDAVQTSLCLSDENVEPSRMTLHRFGNTSSSSLWYELAYIEAKGRMRKGDRVWMVGFGSGFKCNSAVWECIRSPSDVTTLGAPWADSIHQYPVKI